The nucleotide sequence ATTACTCCCAGTTTTGTTCGTCGTCTGCCTCGTCGCCGGTACAATCGATGCCGTGGCCCAGGACGTTTATCAGCAGCCTCCAGACGCGCTCGCGGCGTTGGTGGATGCGCCGACGACTCCAGCCGTCAGCCTCAGCCCTGACCGTTCACACCTGCTCTTGATGCACCGACCAAACCTCCCGTCGATAGCCGAGGTAGCCGCTCCCGAATTGCGACTTGCAGGTCTCCGGGTCAACCCGCGCAACAACGGGCCCAGCCGGTCCCGTCCTTACCGTTCGTTGACAATTCGTGACCTTGCCGGGGATGAGATTGCCGTCCGGGGCATCCCCGCGGAGGGCCGAATCAGGAATGTCAGTTGGTCGCCCGACAGTCGACACATAGCGTTTACGGTTGATCTGGAAGATCGGATCGAATTGTTCGCGGTGCCCGTCAGCACCGGTGCGGCGCGCAGACTGTTGAATTCGGTTAGCGACGCGTTTTACGGTGCGCCGTTCGACTGGGTGCCTGGCAGCAACTCGCTCGTTGTCCGAACGATTCCGGAGAGTGCGGTCGCGCCACCAACGGCACGTGCCGTGCCGGCGGGTCCGATCATCCAGGAGGCGACGGGTGAGGAAGCGCAGGCCCGCACGTATCAGGACTTGCTCAGCAGTCCACACGACGAGGCTCTGTTTACGTACTACGTGACGAGCCAGCTCGTGCACGTTGACATCGACGGTGGGGCCGAACCCATCGGTGACCCGCAACTTTTCTACGCGCCAGATCTTTCTCCTGATGGCCGCTTCGTGCTCGTGGAGTATCTGAAGAAACCCTATTCCTATCTCGTTCCGGCGTACCGATTTCCGGTGACGACCGAGGTCTGGGACCTGAAGGGACAACTGATTCAGAGTGTGGCAGATCTTCCCCTCGCTGAGGCTGTTCCGACGGCTTTCGGATCGGTTCGGGAGGGTGTTCGGTCCGTCGGTTGGAGGGCGGATACCCCCGCGACTCTGTCGTGGGTCGAGGCCCGCGATGGCGGCGACGCCCGCGTCGAGGCCGATGTCCGCGACGAGGTCTTTCAGCAATCGGTTCCTTTCGACGGACCACCGACCGCACTGGCAACGCTGCCTCTGCGCTACGGTGGCATCCTATGGGGTGACGGCGACCTGGCGCTCGTGTATGAGTCGTGGTGGTCGACGCGAACGCGCCGGGTGTATGCTGTCGATCCCGACGACTCTATGAAGGACGCCCGCGTGATCATGGACTACTCGTCTGAAGACCGGTATAACGATCCGGGACAACCCCTCACACGGGCCACCGATGCGGGTACACGAGTACTCATCACGGCGGACGGTGGGAGTTCGATCTTTCTCAGCGGAGCCGGTGCCTCCCCGGAAGGCAACCGACCCTTTCTGCGGCGCATGGATCTGGAGTCGCTCACAACGACTGAGTTTTTCCGGTCCGAAGCCCCGAACTACGAGTCGGTAGCCGCCCTTCTGGATCCGGAATCGATGACATTGCTGACCCGTCGTGAATCCGCCGACGAGCCGCCGAACTACTATCTGCGGGATCTGAAGACTGGGGATCTGGTGGCGCTGACGAACTTCCCGCATCCCTATCCGCAACTCGCCGGGGTCAGCAAGGAGACGATTCAGTACGAAAGGGAAGACGGCATTTCGCTCACGGCAACGCTGTATCTCCCGGCCGGGTATGAATCGGAGCGCGACGGTCCGTTGCCCGCGCTCGTCTGGGCGTATCCGCGTGAGTTCAAGAGCGCCGACGCTGCCGGTCAGCGCTACGACTCGCCCTACCAGTTCAAGTATGTGAGCTACTGGGGAGCAGTGCCGTACGTGACGCAGGGCTATGCCGTAATCAACAACGCGTCGATGCCGATTGTAGGTGAGGGCGAAGAAGAGCCGAACGACTCGTTCCGCGAACAACTCGTCGCCAACGCGGCGGCCGCAATAGAAGAGGGAGCACGGCGGGGCGTCGTTGATCCGAACCGTGTGGCGATTGGAGGTCACTCCTACGGTGCCTTCATGACAGCTAACCTGCTTGCCCATTCCAACCTCTTTCGAGCCGGAATCGCCCGGAGTGGCGCATATAACCGCACGCTCACGCCATTCGGCTTCCAGGCGGAAGAGCGGCTGTTCTGGGACGCACCGGACATCTACTACAACATGTCTCCGTTCATGCACGCAGAGAAGGTGGACGAACCGATCCTGCTGATCCACGGCGAGGCGGACAACAACTCGGGGACATACCCGCTCCAGAGTCGGCGATATTACAATGCTCTGAAAGGACTCGGGAAGACTGCTCGCCTTGTGATGCTGCCGCACGAGAGCCACGGGTATCGGGCGAGAGAGTCTATCATGCACATGCTGTGGGAGACGAATCGCTGGCTGGATCTGCACGTCAAGAACGCCGCGCCAACCGCCGGTTCAGGCGTGGAGGATCCGATCGGTTAAGGGTATCGGCGGATTACAGGAAAGTCTACTATTCGACCGCAAGACGCTGGTCACAAGGAATCCCAGCCCGGAGATCGGCGGAGAGGAGGAGCACGCAAGGGCCGCGACTGCAGTTGTCGTGAAGTTTATCTTTCTTCCCGCATCGGATAGCACTCGTCCTATTCAAACAGGAGGCACAACAGACCATGGTAAAAGATGGACTAATCCTCGAGCTGAAGGGCTCGCAGGCTTTCTTCGAACGGAGCACGGATTGTCTCTCTGAGGAGGACTCCGTGTTTCGCCCCGCGGAGGGAATGTACTCCGTCGCGTCGCATGTCGCGCATGCAGCGCAAACCGTCGACTGGTTCATCGACGGTATGTTTAGTCCTGACGGCTTCGATCTTGATTTCCAGAAACACATAGACGAGGCTGTGGCGTGTACCTCGCTGACCGAAGCACGACAGCGGTTCAGCAAGGCGTTCTCCAACGCGGCGGAGGTTCTTGCAACCAAATCAGATTCTGATTTGATGACGCCTCTGCCAGACGGACCGGTCATGGGTGGTGCTCCCCGGCTGTCAGTGATCAGCGCCATGACAGAGCACACGGCACATCATCGCGGTGCGCTCTCCGTATACTCACGGCTGCTGGGCAAGGAACCCAAAATGCCGTACGGCGACATGTAAACCGGAGGACCGGTCGCGAGCCAGCCACAGCATGACGTAGGGAACTCGTCACAGGTTACTGCGGTGCGTGTGTCGCAAAAATCGCGGCCAGGTGACGGTCAGCTGTCCCTCGACAGATTCCGTCGCCACCATGATGCGTGCTGTGCCGCGAATCCGAAGTCATTGCGCGGCAGGTTATCGGACTTAGGAGATACGCACTATGAAGGTCTGTATCATCGGGGCCTCAGGAAAACTCGGGAAGTACATGGTCCAGCATTCGCTCGACCGCGGTTACGAAGTGGTCGGAGTGTGCA is from Rhodothermales bacterium and encodes:
- a CDS encoding S9 family peptidase, with product MTHELSDRHLLLPVLFVVCLVAGTIDAVAQDVYQQPPDALAALVDAPTTPAVSLSPDRSHLLLMHRPNLPSIAEVAAPELRLAGLRVNPRNNGPSRSRPYRSLTIRDLAGDEIAVRGIPAEGRIRNVSWSPDSRHIAFTVDLEDRIELFAVPVSTGAARRLLNSVSDAFYGAPFDWVPGSNSLVVRTIPESAVAPPTARAVPAGPIIQEATGEEAQARTYQDLLSSPHDEALFTYYVTSQLVHVDIDGGAEPIGDPQLFYAPDLSPDGRFVLVEYLKKPYSYLVPAYRFPVTTEVWDLKGQLIQSVADLPLAEAVPTAFGSVREGVRSVGWRADTPATLSWVEARDGGDARVEADVRDEVFQQSVPFDGPPTALATLPLRYGGILWGDGDLALVYESWWSTRTRRVYAVDPDDSMKDARVIMDYSSEDRYNDPGQPLTRATDAGTRVLITADGGSSIFLSGAGASPEGNRPFLRRMDLESLTTTEFFRSEAPNYESVAALLDPESMTLLTRRESADEPPNYYLRDLKTGDLVALTNFPHPYPQLAGVSKETIQYEREDGISLTATLYLPAGYESERDGPLPALVWAYPREFKSADAAGQRYDSPYQFKYVSYWGAVPYVTQGYAVINNASMPIVGEGEEEPNDSFREQLVANAAAAIEEGARRGVVDPNRVAIGGHSYGAFMTANLLAHSNLFRAGIARSGAYNRTLTPFGFQAEERLFWDAPDIYYNMSPFMHAEKVDEPILLIHGEADNNSGTYPLQSRRYYNALKGLGKTARLVMLPHESHGYRARESIMHMLWETNRWLDLHVKNAAPTAGSGVEDPIG
- a CDS encoding DinB family protein, with the protein product MVKDGLILELKGSQAFFERSTDCLSEEDSVFRPAEGMYSVASHVAHAAQTVDWFIDGMFSPDGFDLDFQKHIDEAVACTSLTEARQRFSKAFSNAAEVLATKSDSDLMTPLPDGPVMGGAPRLSVISAMTEHTAHHRGALSVYSRLLGKEPKMPYGDM